In the Archocentrus centrarchus isolate MPI-CPG fArcCen1 chromosome 19, fArcCen1, whole genome shotgun sequence genome, tACCCCTCCAGCTACAGGCCCTGGactgaaaattttttttctggctagaaccttGCATGACTATTGAATACCAAATCTTGATATAAGTGGAACTCCATTCCTAAACTCATACTTCAGTGAGCAGCATAATTTAACCATGTCTGGTTTGAACTCTGAACACCATGGGCTGTCCTGGAACAGTTGGAACAGTATGGGtacaagctgcatccataaactgttgACTTGACGTTAATACCCAGCATGAGCTTAATATAGGGGCTGGTTATTGGACCTGTACAGTGTGTGTAGAGGACCTGGCTGTGTGGGGAGACTGATTAAAATGGAATATGTTGTGTTAGTTAACACATATTCTAAGCAATGTAGTTTTATagcattttaaatcaaattaaaactaCTGAGAATCAGTGTAAATATACACAAAATCACAGTTGTTCATGTGCACGTGTGTTTCATTGTTACCTGCAGATGTTCAGCAGCTTGTTGTGATTAAAGAAGAGGCTCCCTGGGACCAGCATGACTCGGAGCTCCTCCACATAAAGACAGAGCAGGAGGAACTCTGGGCCAGTCACGAGGAAGACCATCTTAATGGGTTTGAGGAGACTGAAAACACTAGGTTCCCATTCAATATTCTGGTGAAGAGTGAAGATGATGACGAGAAACCTAATTTTTCACAGCTTCATAAAAGCCAAACTAAAGACTGCACTGCAGGAGAGCGTCCAACCAGCAGCTTAACTAAATGGATTAAGATAGAAACTTATGGAGAGGATGGTGGGGGTCTAGAACTAGCCAGGAAACCAGATCCTAGTActcatttacaaacaaataTTGATAAAGGGGCTTCCGACTCTTCTGAGACTGAAGTTAGTGATGATGATTGGCAGGGCCCTTTGTCAGAGTCTGGACCTGAAACTGAAGACAGTGAAAATGGGTGGaaggaaaccagaaagcctgagTCAGGTGTACCTGGTGATGCAGGACACAACACTCCCCAAAAAAACTTTAGCTGCTCTGCATGTGGTAAACAGTTTGTCTACAAGCAGTCTCTTAAGAGACACATCAGACGTAATTCAGAAAATGGTTCTTCCAGCTGTTTGGATAATATGAAATGTTTTAAACGAAAGCAAAGTATAGACTCGCATATCAAAATttacacaggagagaaaccatttgGCTGTGGCTTTTGTGGTAAAAGAGTTAAGTATCTGTACAATCTTAAATCACACATGAGGGTCCACACAGGAGAAAAGTTATTTGGCTGTGATGTTTGTGGAAAAAGGTTCACACATCACCAAAATCTGAAGACACATGTGACAATCCattcaggagagaaaccatttgTGTGCGATATTTGTGGCAAAAGAGCACGGCATCAGAATAATCTTAAGATACACATGATAGCCCACACAGGAGAAAAGCCATTCGGGTGTGATGACTGCGGCAAAAGATTTAAGCGGAAGACTCATCTAACAACCCACATGACGGTCCACACAGCGGAAAAACCGTTCGGATGTGATGTGTGTGGTAAAAGATTTAACCGCAAATCACATCTTAGGACACACATGATAGTTCACACGGGAGAGAAACCGTATGGCTGTGATGTTTGCGGCAAAAAATTTAACCGAAAAACACATCTTGAGTCGCACATCACAGttcatacaggagagaaaccatttgGTTGCGCTATTTGTGATCAAGGATTTACCCAACAGGGAAGTTTAAATCGACACATGAGATTTCATTTGGGGTAGAAACACAGTTACAGTTGCAAGGGTTGGTCTGAAAGGGTGAACTGTTGCTAAAGCCTACAGCAGAGGCCCTGATTTACACTAAATGCCACTGTTTTCACCTGCGTTTATAATttggggattattttttaaattttgtgatTAATCATTGTTACATTCTTGGCATTTTATGTTATGAGTTAAGAAttggtgcagtggttaacacCATCACTccacaacaagaaggtcctggatttgaacccactgGCCAGCAGAGCCCCTCTGTGTGGCACCTTTGTTCCTCAGGGTACCCCAGCTTctacccacagtccaaacacatgcttGTTGGGTAAATGGGCCATTCTAAATTTGCCATAGCGGTGAATGCGATCCTGAATGATTGTCTCtggttagccctgtgacagactgctgaCCTCTCCAGGTCCTGTGTCCTACCTGTTGTggtgtgacagctgggatggtcTCCAGCCCCACCAGGACCCTCAAGTGGCTGCATGGAGTTAGTAAGTGTGGCAGAGTGGGCAATCcgctgacacccccccccccccccccccaaaaaaaaaaaaaaaaaaaaaaaaaaaaaatatatatatatatatatatatatatatatatatatatatatatatatatatatatatatatatatatatatatatatatataatctgcCATTCTCAATCTCTACACCTTTTTATTAGCACTAGTTGCATCTTTAAATGAAACTTTTAAAACCTCATGGCTCTTGGTGTTCTGGTCACCAAATATTTGAATGCTTCAGAAAAGAGTCTCTCTTCAGCTGAGTACAATTTCAGTGTGGACATTAAGCTCAGAGCTTTTTCATGGTGAGTAATCCAAACCACTAAGCAACATATTAATGACTAATCTGTTGTTGCGGATGGATCATCTCAAATGTTCTTCTGGCTGAAGTTTGGTCTGTTTTTGGCGTCTTTTTCCTGCCATGTGATGATGTATATCTCAGCCCATTGGGGACCCTCGGCATGAACTTCTATTGTGAACAGTCACACAAACTTTATTGATGCTGAAAGATTTTGGATTTTTATCTTCTTCGAGCAAGAAATGGCTATTGAGTTCAGGCTCATTAAGTGGATGGCTTAATTCATGTAAGATGCACATGCAATGCTCCACTCACTGGACAGCTTGTGTGAGTCAACAAAGCTGGACCACAAAATCTATtctattttgtatatttgtctcCTGATGGTGTTTCCAAACAGGTGCTGTCCAGGCTCACTCATTCAGCACTGTTTTCTCCTAATCCAGCCTGCATCTAAAGTAACTGTTTTGTGACTTATTCATCATTATTTATGATTATTAATCATTGCTATTATCATTATCCTTATTAGGATGATCATTAGAGAAGAGATTGCCCACCTGTGCCACTTGCTTTAGAGGTAATCGAATTTACTTTCATTCTTGTGTATTATGAATTTGAGAGGAACACATTGTAGTACTTTGATTCATAAATCTGTAATCCTTATAATGTCATTAATAATTTCCTAAATTACCTCCAAAACAGAATTAAGGCtcatattttgcattttgggaTATGATAATTGATAAATATTATTAATttagtatttgtatttattgaatTCCTTCATTAGAATTTAGAGGTCAGTGCCCTAAtcagtattttaaaatgttttcaggggaatttttttgaatgaaatgatgaaggattgtttgtttttcctaagTTTTGAACCAGCATGTCTTCAGCTTTTGTTTCAGCTGTGGGAGTTTTGATCACCACGCTAATCTTGTCCAGCAGATGGCAACAGTGTGACAATAAAAGGATTCAAGGCTGGCACTTTGTATGCTATTGTTCATACATCTTTAGTTATTAATCAAGTAAAGACAATTTGTTATTATAAATTCCAAAGAATGGACATTATAAATAttgcatttaaatgtgtaaataaaaataaacattttccccGTCAAGTCCAGTGTTGGTTTAATTTTCAGGATCCTTTAAGTCGCTGACAGAAGAGCAAGATAAAGCTGAGCTGTTTTAGAGGTAAACAGAAATGCAACAATGTGCATTTGTTGCATGTTTAAACAGAATTATATTGTTTGCACCCCCAAAAAAGGTCATAACTGATTGTTTGTTTATAATGACTTTGTGACTTTCCTATTTTCTGTGCATCACTCAGCCTAAAGCCTTTAGTTTCTAAGCCGACGGGCATCTTCACGCTCCTTCGGTAACCATCTGCGGGCGGAGACAAAACATTCATTCAGGAGCCGTCTTCCTGCTCTTTTGCATTCTCTGTCATAACCCTTGTGACGCGACCTTCACTTTTTGGATTTCTCCTCTATCTTCACAGAGATCTCAGATATGGTGAGGCAGTGAGGAAGACTGAGCCA is a window encoding:
- the LOC115797963 gene encoding zinc finger protein OZF-like, which codes for MDRDDYLQQYSADSLSLEEKPEIKPVGVHQLQDSDINRTDDVQQLVVIKEEAPWDQHDSELLHIKTEQEELWASHEEDHLNGFEETENTRFPFNILVKSEDDDEKPNFSQLHKSQTKDCTAGERPTSSLTKWIKIETYGEDGGGLELARKPDPSTHLQTNIDKGASDSSETEVSDDDWQGPLSESGPETEDSENGWKETRKPESGVPGDAGHNTPQKNFSCSACGKQFVYKQSLKRHIRRNSENGSSSCLDNMKCFKRKQSIDSHIKIYTGEKPFGCGFCGKRVKYLYNLKSHMRVHTGEKLFGCDVCGKRFTHHQNLKTHVTIHSGEKPFVCDICGKRARHQNNLKIHMIAHTGEKPFGCDDCGKRFKRKTHLTTHMTVHTAEKPFGCDVCGKRFNRKSHLRTHMIVHTGEKPYGCDVCGKKFNRKTHLESHITVHTGEKPFGCAICDQGFTQQGSLNRHMRFHLG